The nucleotide sequence TTTGCTTGATCTTCCAAGCAGGCATATTCGTGCCTGTAAGCCAAGTAGCAAGTGCAGAGGAAACACCTGCCGCGGTAGAAACCACTGTAGATCTTCGTCACTTACAAGAAAAAGTCAATGAAATTAACGCCGAGAATTTAATCCAGGAAAAATATACACCCGATAGCTGGAGAAAGCTTGCGTATGCGTTGGATGCTGCAAAAGCCGTACTGACGAAGCCAAACGTCACCCAAGCAGAAATCGATGGTGCCTTGTCCGTGTTAGTCCTAGCAAGAGAAGGGCTGAAGAAGCAGGAAGGTACAGTCGACAAGAGCAAACTGCAAACGAAAGTAGAGGAAATTGCAGTGGAAAAGCTGCAAGAAAAAGATTACACGAGGGCCAGTTGGAAAGAGCTACAGGATAGACTGGGGCAGGCTTACTTTGTGCTGGATGATCCGCATGCGAGCCAGCCTGTCGTAGATGTTACCCTTGAGAAACTGATCAAAGCGAGACAAGATTTGAAGATTCAAGATGACGCGGTCTATAAAAGAGAGCTGAGGGCCAAAGCGAGAGAGATCGAGGACAAAGACTTGGATGAAGACGACTACACCAGATCGAGCTGGCGCAAATTGGAAGATGCGCTTGAACAAGCGTGGGATGTCATTGACGATCCACATGCTACGCAGTCTGAAGTAGATGATGCTCTGTACGATTTGAGAAAAGCATGGAGAAATCTAGAGGATGATGATCGAGACAGAGGTCGGGATCGGGATAAAGACAGTAGGAAGGGTTCCTATAACACGCCGACAACCATCTTTTTCACTGGCGGTAGCCCTACAGATAAGAAAGTGGTTCTCCCTGCAACCAATATAAAAAGTAAGAGCCAACGTGGCTATATCAATGGCTATCCTGACGGAACGTTTCAACCGGATCGTACGGTGACACGCGCGGAGATAGCTGCCATTTTACTGAACGCTGAAATGGTGAGCCAGTCTTCTGCGAGTAAGGGAAGGTTCTTCGATGTAGCCGACAACTACTGGGCAGTGAATCCGATTCATCAAGTAAGTGCAGCGGGTATGATGAACGGCTACCCGGATGGCACATTCCGTCCATCTGCCAACATTACCCGAGCGGAAATAGCCGCGGTCATCTACAAGTATAAGGCCTTGCAAGGTGCGGGCGGGGGTACTGTCTTTTTTGATGTGAGGGGAAATCACTGGTCATCTCCAATCATTGCAGCGGTTGTTGCAAAAGGGTACATGACAGGTTATCCCGACGGTACCTTCCAGCCAGAGAAAGCGCTGACTCGTGCCGAAGCTGTGACGATTCTCAATCGCGTGCTGAATCGCGTGCCGCAGAATCAAGTTGGCCCGCAAAGATGGCCGGACGTCGTACCTGGTCATTGGGCGTATAAAGAAATTGAAGAAGCATCCATTAAGTAACGATTTCGAAAAAGGACTCACCCTCCTGTAAAATAAGAGGGTGAGTTTTTTTATAATCCTGACACACATGATGTCAGGATTCGTGCATTATGATGATGACAGTTACCGAATAGGTGATGAACATGAGGAGTGTAAACAGATGAAGCTGGATCGATTACTTGCCATCACAATAGAGTTGATGTCGAAAAAACGGGTGACAGCAACAGAGCTTGCCGCCAGGTTTGAGGTCTCTGTTCGAACGATTTATCGTGATGTCGAGTTAATTAATCAAGCTGGCATTCCCGTCGTTTCATTCACGGGAGCAGATGGTGGATTCGAGCTGATGGAAGGTTTCTTCCTAACGAAGCAGCACTTCTCTGTGAAAGACTTTTCGGTCATATACAATCTTTTAAAAAGTACGGAAGGAGCTATCGGAGGAAAATATACAACACTTGTTCAGAAGCTGGGCAGCCTGCAGCCTGCTCTACTGAATGGGGGAAATAACGAGTCGATCATTTTTAACCTGAGTACGGTAGAAGATGAAAAGGCCACTATTCACCCGCTTTCAGAGGCGATCCAGCAAAATCGAGTCACGACTTTCTTTTATGTGAGTGCATCAGGTACGGTCTCAGAGAGACGAGTAGAGCCGCTCTGTCTATTTTGGGAGCGTGGAGCGTGGTATCTTCAGGCGTATTGCTTGTTGCGTCAGGCCAATCGAATCTTCCGCCTTTCCAGGATGACCGCTCTTGAGGTGACAGAAATCATTTTTCAACCAAGAATTGACCAGACAAGCCAGGACGAAGAAGAAACGCAAGACTTTGAAGGGACACTCGCGCATCTCCGTTTTGATCCGTCCGTAGGGCTGCGTGTGTTGGAGCAATTCCCGGGAGAATGCACACATCACGGTACGCATATCGATTTGCACAAAGTCTTTTATAAGCGAGACTACGCGGTTTCAGTCGTATTAAGTTATGGATCAAAGGTGGAGATTATTTCCCCTGACGACTTAAAGGAAGACCTATTGAAAGAAATCAAACAGATTCAGCAACGCTACCAATAATTTGAGGAGGATGTATAACATGACGATTTTAGTAACGGGTGCAACAGGGACGGTAGGGAGACATGTGGTGGATCAGCTTTTGAAAAAAGGAGTCAAGGTGCGTACTATTTCGCGAAATCCGGAAAAAGCCGACCTGCCAGCGGGAGTAGAGGTGGTAGCAGGGGACCTTACTATACCGGAGAGCTTGGAAGCAGCACTGCAAGGTGTAACGGCTCTGCACTTACTTGCATCTAGCTACACCTTTCAAACCGATCCGAAGGTAGTCGAAATGGCGGAAAGAGCTGGTGTGAAGCGCGTATCCGTATTGGTGAGTGCCACCGAAGGGCCTTTAGAAGAAGCATTGGCAAACAGTGGGATGGAATGGACTCTCCTGAAGCCTGTGGAATTCATGTCCAATGCGATTGTCGATTGGCAGGAATCGATTCGTTTGGAGGGAGTCGTGCGGGAGCCTTTTGGCAATGCTTTAAGCGCCAAAGTACACGAAGCAGATATCGCGAGTGTTTCTGTGGTGGCATTGCTTGAATCGGGACACCATGCGCAAAGTTATTTTCTTACGGGACCAGAGGCGATTACACGCATTGAATCAGTTCAGATAATTTCGAAAATTTTAGAGAGAGAAATTCGATTTGAAGAGCTTACGGAGGAGCAGGCGCGACAGAATTGGAGAGATCAGGGCTATGAAGAGGGAGATATCGACTTTTTCGTAGCCATGGGCAAAAATCCACCTGAAGTGGGCTACACGGTCTTGCCCACGGTGGAGCAAGTGACCGGAAAGCCTGCAAGAACGTTTGCCGAATGGACATCCGAACATAAAAGCTATTTTGAATAAGGAGAGGCCGCTATGTCATATGCCATTGAAGTCACGAAGCTCAGGAAATCGTTTGGGGATCAAGAGGTGGTCAAAGGAATTGACCTGCATGTAAAAAAAGGGGAGCTGTTCGCTTTGCTCGGCCCGAATGGCGCTGGAAAAACGACAACCATCCATATGCTTTCCACGCTCCTTGCGCCAGACGGAGGAACAGCGTTGGTAGCCGGATGCGATATTGTGAAAAACGCGCAGGCTGTGCGCAAGAAAATTAGCCTGACGGGACAGTTTGCTGCCC is from Brevibacillus brevis and encodes:
- a CDS encoding S-layer homology domain-containing protein, whose amino-acid sequence is MIGWVIVKNGGWELGRFPRAVRSLVFFSLFCLIFQAGIFVPVSQVASAEETPAAVETTVDLRHLQEKVNEINAENLIQEKYTPDSWRKLAYALDAAKAVLTKPNVTQAEIDGALSVLVLAREGLKKQEGTVDKSKLQTKVEEIAVEKLQEKDYTRASWKELQDRLGQAYFVLDDPHASQPVVDVTLEKLIKARQDLKIQDDAVYKRELRAKAREIEDKDLDEDDYTRSSWRKLEDALEQAWDVIDDPHATQSEVDDALYDLRKAWRNLEDDDRDRGRDRDKDSRKGSYNTPTTIFFTGGSPTDKKVVLPATNIKSKSQRGYINGYPDGTFQPDRTVTRAEIAAILLNAEMVSQSSASKGRFFDVADNYWAVNPIHQVSAAGMMNGYPDGTFRPSANITRAEIAAVIYKYKALQGAGGGTVFFDVRGNHWSSPIIAAVVAKGYMTGYPDGTFQPEKALTRAEAVTILNRVLNRVPQNQVGPQRWPDVVPGHWAYKEIEEASIK
- a CDS encoding helix-turn-helix transcriptional regulator; translated protein: MKLDRLLAITIELMSKKRVTATELAARFEVSVRTIYRDVELINQAGIPVVSFTGADGGFELMEGFFLTKQHFSVKDFSVIYNLLKSTEGAIGGKYTTLVQKLGSLQPALLNGGNNESIIFNLSTVEDEKATIHPLSEAIQQNRVTTFFYVSASGTVSERRVEPLCLFWERGAWYLQAYCLLRQANRIFRLSRMTALEVTEIIFQPRIDQTSQDEEETQDFEGTLAHLRFDPSVGLRVLEQFPGECTHHGTHIDLHKVFYKRDYAVSVVLSYGSKVEIISPDDLKEDLLKEIKQIQQRYQ
- a CDS encoding NAD(P)H-binding protein, encoding MTILVTGATGTVGRHVVDQLLKKGVKVRTISRNPEKADLPAGVEVVAGDLTIPESLEAALQGVTALHLLASSYTFQTDPKVVEMAERAGVKRVSVLVSATEGPLEEALANSGMEWTLLKPVEFMSNAIVDWQESIRLEGVVREPFGNALSAKVHEADIASVSVVALLESGHHAQSYFLTGPEAITRIESVQIISKILEREIRFEELTEEQARQNWRDQGYEEGDIDFFVAMGKNPPEVGYTVLPTVEQVTGKPARTFAEWTSEHKSYFE